A single Pedobacter sp. PACM 27299 DNA region contains:
- a CDS encoding glycoside hydrolase family 88/105 protein: MNNRNIIPRIGGLIFSLFFSATTPLHAQSNPSDLKNWPKGSSPQEIGNRVAARFVQTPHTNFNKPGPPRVITYPESVAWYGARTFAKSSGNKPLLKQLADRFEPFFGVEQKMIPIPDHVDYSVFGAVPLELYKQTKDKKYLDMGLAIADKQWGPPEGPRVKPESHEFYNKGYTWQTRLWIDDMYMITTLQAQAFRVTGNQQYIDRAAKEMVFYLDKLQKPNGLFYHAPDVPYYWGRGDGWMAAGMAELLNSMPKQHSYRPRILKGYLDMMASLLKYQGKNGMWNQLIDDPEAWPETSATGMFTFAMITGVKNGWLDKDIYGKAARNGWLGLISYLNADADISDVCEGTNKKDDRQYYLDRKRNTGDLHGQAPILWCATALLNR; encoded by the coding sequence ATGAACAACAGAAACATCATTCCCCGCATCGGCGGACTTATTTTTTCGTTATTCTTTTCTGCGACTACCCCTTTACATGCACAATCCAACCCCTCGGATTTAAAGAACTGGCCAAAGGGCAGTTCTCCACAGGAGATCGGCAACCGGGTTGCCGCAAGATTTGTCCAGACTCCTCACACCAACTTTAATAAACCGGGACCACCAAGAGTGATCACTTATCCGGAATCTGTGGCCTGGTATGGCGCCCGTACTTTTGCAAAATCCAGTGGTAATAAACCTTTGCTTAAGCAATTAGCAGATCGTTTTGAGCCATTTTTTGGAGTAGAACAGAAAATGATTCCTATACCAGACCATGTAGATTACAGTGTATTTGGTGCTGTGCCTTTAGAGCTATACAAACAGACAAAAGATAAAAAATACCTGGATATGGGACTTGCCATTGCCGACAAACAATGGGGGCCACCGGAAGGCCCGAGGGTAAAACCAGAGTCTCATGAGTTCTACAATAAAGGTTATACCTGGCAAACACGGCTATGGATTGACGATATGTATATGATCACTACTTTGCAGGCACAAGCTTTCCGCGTTACAGGTAATCAGCAATATATCGACCGTGCGGCCAAAGAAATGGTGTTTTACCTGGATAAACTTCAAAAACCAAACGGCTTATTTTACCATGCGCCAGATGTGCCTTATTACTGGGGTAGAGGTGATGGCTGGATGGCGGCAGGCATGGCCGAACTGCTTAATTCTATGCCAAAACAACATTCCTACAGACCAAGAATCCTAAAAGGATACCTGGATATGATGGCTTCGTTACTTAAATATCAAGGTAAAAATGGCATGTGGAATCAGCTGATCGACGATCCGGAAGCATGGCCGGAAACTTCAGCAACGGGTATGTTTACTTTCGCCATGATTACTGGTGTAAAAAACGGCTGGCTGGATAAAGACATTTATGGAAAAGCAGCAAGAAATGGCTGGTTGGGATTGATCAGTTATCTCAATGCAGATGCTGATATTTCGGACGTGTGCGAAGGGACAAATAAAAAGGACGACCGCCAATATTACCTGGATCGCAAACGAAATACTGGAGATTTACATGGACAAGCGCCTATTTTATGGTGTGCCACCGCATTATTGAACCGTTAA
- the eboC gene encoding UbiA-like protein EboC (EboC, a homolog the polyprenyltransferase UbiA, belongs to system of proteins involved in the trafficking of precursor metabolites to an extracytoplasmic compartment so that the biosynthesis of certain natural products, such as scytonemin, can be completed.) — translation MKHQTAYITIIRPANLVTSVADVLAGVAISGYFLTNAFDFEHLVPILLLCIATLGLYSGGVIFNDVFDVEKDKKERPGRPIPSGAISQKDAAVFGGICFTIGIIAAASVNLTSLVLALLILIAALTYDKWSKHLTVIGPINMGLCRGLNLLLGVSIFSRTPEIWWLVIAVIPIVYIASLTIINRRKGNDKSKTSLYLAAFLYAFVIACILFIANSKGFFLMTILFVIPFYLMIFTPLFKAVDNPVGENIDKSVKAGVIALILLNAAWASAFGIWYIALLIVLLLPLSLWLSKTFTVS, via the coding sequence GTGAAGCACCAAACCGCCTATATCACCATCATTCGTCCGGCCAATCTGGTCACGTCTGTTGCAGATGTGCTTGCAGGTGTGGCTATTTCAGGATACTTTTTAACTAACGCCTTCGATTTCGAGCATCTGGTTCCTATTTTACTGCTTTGTATAGCTACACTTGGGCTTTATAGCGGCGGTGTGATCTTCAATGACGTTTTTGATGTAGAGAAAGATAAAAAGGAACGTCCAGGACGTCCAATTCCAAGTGGGGCAATCAGTCAGAAAGACGCAGCGGTTTTTGGGGGAATTTGTTTTACCATCGGCATCATTGCCGCAGCCTCAGTAAACCTGACGTCACTCGTATTGGCGCTGCTCATTTTAATTGCAGCTTTAACTTATGATAAGTGGTCGAAGCACCTAACCGTGATCGGCCCCATCAATATGGGTTTATGCAGAGGATTAAACCTGCTTTTGGGGGTCAGTATTTTTTCCAGAACTCCGGAAATCTGGTGGCTCGTGATTGCCGTTATTCCTATTGTTTACATTGCTTCTCTAACCATTATCAATAGAAGAAAAGGAAATGATAAAAGTAAAACCAGCTTATACCTTGCCGCCTTCTTATATGCTTTTGTAATTGCCTGTATCTTATTTATTGCCAATAGCAAGGGCTTTTTCCTAATGACTATTCTCTTTGTAATTCCTTTTTACCTGATGATTTTCACGCCTTTATTTAAAGCAGTCGACAATCCAGTAGGCGAGAACATAGATAAATCAGTAAAGGCAGGAGTAATTGCCCTGATCCTGCTGAATGCGGCCTGGGCCAGCGCTTTTGGCATCTGGTATATCGCATTACTGATCGTGCTATTACTCCCTTTATCCTTATGGCTGAGTAAAACTTTTACCGTTAGTTAA
- a CDS encoding PQQ-dependent sugar dehydrogenase → MPSFDSAFTDVEIKDLADYILKGIKNVDRYTDSDKPKSNIFKTEAMTIRLDTVAKGMDIPWGMAFLPNQELLVTDRNGKFYRVSKDKSLQNIQGVPALLNKGQGGLMDVVLDPNFAQNKTIYLSYSKPKTEDGVLLATTAVLKAKLEGNQLTGQKDIFVAKPWSRTQHHYGSRLAFGKDGYLYISVGERGNEKENPQEIKGNDLGKIHRIKTDGSIPSDNPFVKTAGAATSIYTYGNRNPQGMTIHPQTGAIWENEHGPRGGDEINIVQPGKNYGWPVATYGINYNGKVISDVSEKEGITPPIHYWIPSIGPSGMAFVTGSRYKGWEGNLLTGSLRFQYLNRSVLKDNKVTKEEILFKNIGRLRDVRMAPDGYIYIAVESPGIIYKLVPVN, encoded by the coding sequence ATGCCTTCTTTTGATTCCGCATTTACTGATGTAGAGATTAAAGACCTGGCTGATTATATCTTAAAAGGGATCAAGAATGTAGACCGTTATACGGATTCCGATAAACCTAAGAGTAATATCTTCAAAACAGAAGCGATGACCATTCGTCTGGATACGGTAGCAAAAGGAATGGATATTCCCTGGGGAATGGCCTTTTTACCTAATCAGGAATTATTGGTGACAGACCGTAATGGTAAATTCTACCGTGTTAGTAAAGACAAATCTTTACAGAATATCCAGGGAGTACCGGCCTTATTAAATAAAGGACAAGGTGGATTGATGGATGTGGTACTGGATCCGAATTTCGCACAGAATAAAACTATTTACCTTTCTTACTCTAAACCTAAAACGGAAGATGGTGTGTTATTGGCCACTACCGCCGTGTTGAAAGCGAAACTGGAAGGCAATCAGTTGACCGGGCAAAAAGATATTTTTGTGGCCAAACCATGGTCTCGCACCCAGCACCATTATGGTTCCAGACTTGCTTTTGGTAAAGATGGATATCTATATATCTCCGTTGGAGAGCGTGGAAATGAAAAAGAAAATCCTCAGGAAATTAAAGGAAATGACCTGGGCAAAATTCATAGAATTAAAACTGATGGCAGTATTCCATCCGACAATCCTTTCGTGAAAACTGCTGGAGCTGCAACTTCGATTTATACTTATGGAAATAGAAATCCACAAGGGATGACGATCCATCCGCAAACTGGAGCTATCTGGGAAAATGAACATGGACCAAGAGGTGGTGACGAAATTAATATTGTACAGCCGGGTAAAAACTATGGCTGGCCGGTAGCGACCTATGGCATCAATTACAATGGAAAAGTGATCAGTGATGTTTCCGAAAAAGAGGGGATTACGCCGCCGATCCATTATTGGATTCCTTCGATAGGACCAAGTGGTATGGCTTTCGTGACTGGAAGCCGTTATAAAGGCTGGGAAGGTAATTTGCTAACAGGATCTTTACGTTTTCAGTACTTGAATAGAAGTGTGCTAAAAGATAATAAAGTGACTAAAGAAGAGATTCTTTTCAAAAATATCGGCAGACTAAGGGATGTGAGAATGGCACCAGATGGTTATATCTACATTGCAGTAGAATCCCCAGGGATCATTTACAAACTGGTACCGGTTAACTAA
- a CDS encoding phosphocholine-specific phospholipase C, giving the protein MNSRRSFLKKAALLSGAAGLPNVLPMSIQKAMAISADPGTTFRDAEHVVFLMQENRSFDHLFGKLKGVRGFNDPRTFSLPNKDKVWLQQDAAGKTYAPFHVDINKTKITWQGGLPHSWSDQLAARNEGKYDKWVPVKSHLALGYYDRRDIPFYYAMADAFTICDHNFCSSLTGTTPNRLFFWTGTIRPEQNGTSIAAVNNSQAESRDNAFVDWDTFPELLEDHDVSWKIYQNEIWTADLPGDNIDDWLGNYGDNAIEYVKRYQVKLAAYFRKNGDKTAKPALTPAEVTEKYNQLSDREKNLIDKAFASNINAPENYLELAPFSFNDDEGKSQTINIPKNDIFYQFRSDVDNGKLPTVSWLVAPQRFSDHTSSPLYGTWYVSEAIDILTKNPEVWKKTIFILTYDENDGYFDHIPPYVVPKPGDSNSGKVSEQIDIAPDYELKKDSPIGLGYRVPMLVASPWSKGGYVNSQVFDHTSCLMFLENFLGQKTGKNIRSKNISSWRRAICGDLTSVFRPAKVAPSKPFAALKKETVITGIQNAKNKPAQVKPDPLTAAEISNINAHTAFDTASSSAMPQQEKGTKPACALPYQLFADVHVNSTKKTIQIDLESGKGNFGQKLVPVGAPFLMYSRANYQQKPGKIWNYAVLAGDRISDHLKLSDFEKDNYHLCINGPNGFFRQFKGNTQDPALKTSCGYEVTGLLTKKGTGNIQLLLENEGVTPLKVKIKDLSYQKNKTQEISLSAKGKAKVIVDLQKSKSWYDFSIEVAGHNGFMKHYAGHVETGEESTTDPYMGGIL; this is encoded by the coding sequence ATGAATTCAAGAAGATCATTTTTAAAGAAAGCAGCCCTATTGTCCGGAGCTGCCGGACTTCCAAACGTACTCCCCATGTCTATTCAAAAGGCAATGGCCATCAGTGCAGACCCTGGAACCACATTTCGTGATGCCGAGCATGTGGTGTTCCTCATGCAGGAAAACCGCTCTTTCGATCACCTGTTTGGTAAATTAAAAGGAGTTCGGGGTTTCAACGACCCCAGAACTTTTAGTCTACCGAATAAAGACAAAGTATGGCTTCAGCAGGATGCTGCCGGAAAAACTTATGCACCCTTTCATGTAGACATCAACAAGACCAAAATCACCTGGCAAGGTGGTTTGCCGCATTCCTGGTCAGACCAGCTTGCGGCCCGTAATGAAGGAAAATATGACAAATGGGTCCCTGTAAAATCTCACCTGGCACTTGGTTACTACGATCGCAGGGATATTCCTTTCTACTATGCAATGGCTGATGCCTTCACTATTTGCGACCATAATTTCTGCTCTTCCTTAACCGGAACTACCCCAAACAGGCTATTTTTTTGGACAGGCACCATCCGTCCAGAGCAAAATGGAACCTCCATTGCTGCGGTGAATAATTCTCAGGCAGAATCCCGCGACAACGCTTTTGTAGACTGGGATACTTTCCCGGAATTGCTGGAAGACCACGATGTAAGCTGGAAAATCTACCAGAATGAAATCTGGACCGCCGATTTACCGGGTGATAATATAGACGATTGGCTGGGTAATTATGGTGATAATGCCATAGAATATGTGAAACGATACCAGGTTAAACTTGCTGCTTACTTCAGAAAGAACGGCGATAAAACAGCCAAACCGGCATTAACACCCGCAGAAGTAACTGAAAAATACAATCAACTGAGCGATCGCGAGAAAAACCTGATCGACAAAGCTTTTGCCAGCAACATCAATGCTCCCGAAAATTACCTGGAACTTGCTCCTTTTTCATTTAATGATGATGAAGGAAAATCACAGACGATAAACATTCCGAAAAACGATATTTTCTACCAGTTCCGCTCTGATGTAGACAACGGAAAATTACCTACTGTTTCCTGGCTGGTGGCTCCTCAAAGATTTTCCGACCACACCAGCTCTCCATTATATGGTACCTGGTATGTCTCTGAAGCGATAGACATCCTGACAAAAAACCCTGAAGTCTGGAAAAAAACCATTTTCATTCTTACTTATGACGAGAATGACGGTTATTTTGATCATATCCCGCCTTACGTAGTTCCGAAACCCGGAGACAGTAATTCTGGAAAAGTTTCCGAGCAGATAGACATTGCACCGGACTATGAATTGAAAAAAGACAGTCCGATTGGATTAGGTTATCGGGTACCGATGCTGGTCGCTTCGCCATGGAGCAAAGGTGGATACGTGAATTCACAGGTATTTGACCATACTTCTTGTCTGATGTTTTTAGAAAACTTCCTGGGTCAGAAAACTGGGAAAAATATCAGAAGCAAAAACATCAGCAGCTGGAGAAGGGCAATTTGCGGAGACTTAACCTCTGTATTCCGACCTGCAAAAGTAGCGCCCTCGAAACCCTTTGCTGCACTGAAAAAAGAAACAGTGATTACTGGAATTCAGAATGCAAAAAATAAACCAGCGCAGGTAAAGCCTGATCCTTTAACCGCAGCCGAAATTTCAAATATCAATGCACATACTGCTTTTGATACCGCCTCCTCATCGGCCATGCCGCAGCAGGAAAAAGGAACAAAACCGGCGTGTGCTTTACCATATCAACTTTTTGCAGATGTACATGTGAATTCTACAAAGAAAACCATTCAAATAGATTTAGAATCAGGAAAAGGTAATTTCGGACAGAAGTTAGTTCCTGTAGGTGCGCCATTCCTAATGTACAGTCGGGCAAATTACCAGCAGAAGCCTGGTAAAATATGGAATTATGCAGTACTTGCCGGGGATCGAATTAGCGATCATTTGAAATTATCTGATTTCGAAAAAGACAATTATCATTTGTGTATCAATGGTCCAAATGGATTTTTCCGTCAGTTTAAAGGCAATACACAGGATCCTGCTTTAAAAACCAGCTGCGGCTATGAAGTGACTGGTCTGCTAACTAAAAAAGGCACTGGCAACATCCAGCTGTTATTGGAAAATGAAGGCGTTACTCCACTAAAAGTTAAGATCAAAGACCTGAGTTATCAGAAGAACAAGACTCAGGAAATCTCTTTATCAGCAAAAGGAAAGGCTAAAGTGATCGTAGATCTGCAAAAAAGCAAATCATGGTATGATTTTTCAATTGAGGTAGCTGGACACAATGGCTTTATGAAACACTATGCTGGTCATGTGGAAACCGGTGAAGAAAGCACAACCGATCCATATATGGGCGGAATCCTCTAA
- the ileS gene encoding isoleucine--tRNA ligase, protein MYREFKQLELAKIGKEILEFWKAENIFEKSISTRSKANPFTFYEGPPSANGMPGIHHVMARAIKDIFCRYKTLKGFQVKRKGGWDTHGLPIELAVEKKLGITKEDIGKKISVEEYNTACKEEVMKYTDVWNDLTEKMGYWVDLENPYITYESEYIESLWSILKSFYDKGLLYKGYTVQPYSPAAGTGLSSHELNQPGTYKMLKDTSITAQFFLKKGQQHPLMADLFENEQEETAIIAWTTTPWTLPSNCALAVGEKITYVKVKTFNPYTFLPVSVILAKDLVGKHFKADAAAIALEDYKGGDKLVPWTIVKEFTGKDLIGLHYHQLMPYVTNEDLEANAFRVIPGDFVTTEDGTGIVHTASIFGADDFRIAKEAGVPSVLVKDENGNDAPLVDKQGKFVKEVTDFAGRYVKEEYYSDEERAAADFKPTDVLIAIKLKEDNKAFDVKKYEHSYPHCWRTDKPILYYPLDSWFIRTTAVKEKMVALNKTINWKPEATGTGRFGNWLENLVDWNLSRSRYWGTPLPIWRTEDGKQEKCIGSIEELNAEIQKSVAAGYMEAGFELKDMHRPYVDDVILTADNGEKMVRELDLIDVWFDSGAMPYAQWHFPFENKEEFANSYPADFIAEGVDQTRGWFFTLHAIAVMLSESSEEIKAINEKVGNPGVAFKNVVSNGLVLDKNGNKMSKRLGNGVDPFATIDTYSADATRWYMISNASPWDNLKFNTDGIDEVRRKFFGTLYNTYSFFALYANIDKFVIDEENQTPIAERSELDRWILSLLQTLIAEVDESYQSYEPTKASRAIQTFVDEHLSNWYIRLSRRRFWKGEMTADKKAAYETLYTCLTSIAQIMSPVAPFFADWLYQNLSVTVQNNATESVHLTLWNEADRALIDTALNERMELAQNISSMVLSLRKKSSINVRQPLAKILIPVLDKKFAEQVELVKELILSETNIKTIEYITDAAGFIKKKIKPNFKALGPKVGKEMKMVAELITNMSPEELTAFEATGEYQVPNTAYVVQLTDVEIIAEDIPGWQVTNLGSLTVALDVTITEKLKQEGLSRELINRIQNLRKELNFEVTDRITVSLQNHNLIANAVAQNKTYICSEILADKINLIDKLEGGNKIVIDDVELDISIAKQ, encoded by the coding sequence ATGTATAGGGAATTTAAACAGCTGGAACTAGCTAAAATAGGAAAAGAAATACTTGAATTTTGGAAAGCGGAAAATATCTTTGAGAAGAGCATTTCTACGCGTTCAAAAGCGAACCCATTCACGTTTTATGAAGGCCCGCCTTCTGCAAATGGAATGCCTGGGATCCACCATGTGATGGCACGTGCGATTAAAGATATTTTTTGCCGTTATAAAACATTAAAAGGCTTTCAGGTAAAGCGTAAAGGCGGATGGGATACCCATGGATTGCCTATTGAGCTTGCTGTAGAAAAGAAATTAGGCATTACTAAAGAAGACATCGGTAAGAAAATTTCCGTGGAAGAATACAATACTGCCTGTAAAGAGGAGGTGATGAAATACACTGATGTATGGAATGACCTGACCGAAAAAATGGGCTATTGGGTAGACCTGGAAAACCCCTATATCACTTACGAAAGTGAATATATTGAATCCTTATGGTCGATCTTAAAATCGTTCTACGACAAAGGACTTTTATACAAAGGATATACTGTACAACCATATTCCCCTGCTGCAGGAACAGGATTGAGTTCGCATGAGCTGAACCAGCCGGGTACGTATAAGATGCTGAAAGACACGTCAATTACCGCCCAGTTTTTTCTTAAAAAGGGTCAGCAGCATCCATTGATGGCAGATCTTTTTGAAAATGAGCAGGAAGAAACCGCGATTATCGCCTGGACCACTACCCCATGGACTTTGCCTTCTAACTGTGCATTGGCCGTTGGCGAGAAAATCACCTATGTGAAAGTGAAAACATTCAACCCCTATACTTTCCTTCCGGTAAGTGTAATTCTTGCCAAAGATCTGGTAGGAAAACACTTTAAAGCAGATGCTGCAGCAATTGCTTTGGAAGATTATAAAGGTGGCGACAAACTGGTTCCATGGACTATCGTTAAAGAATTTACAGGTAAAGACCTGATTGGTTTGCATTACCATCAATTGATGCCTTATGTGACTAATGAAGACCTGGAAGCAAATGCTTTCCGTGTAATTCCCGGTGATTTTGTAACTACAGAAGATGGTACAGGTATCGTTCACACTGCTTCTATCTTCGGTGCAGACGATTTTCGTATCGCCAAAGAAGCAGGTGTTCCTTCCGTATTGGTGAAAGATGAAAATGGCAATGATGCGCCTTTAGTAGACAAACAGGGTAAGTTTGTAAAAGAGGTGACGGATTTCGCCGGTCGTTATGTAAAAGAAGAATACTATTCGGACGAAGAACGTGCTGCTGCTGATTTTAAACCAACAGATGTACTGATTGCCATCAAATTAAAAGAAGACAACAAAGCATTCGACGTTAAGAAATATGAACACAGTTACCCTCATTGCTGGAGAACTGACAAACCAATCCTATATTATCCTTTAGACAGCTGGTTCATCAGAACGACAGCGGTAAAAGAGAAAATGGTGGCTTTAAATAAAACCATCAACTGGAAACCTGAGGCTACCGGAACAGGCCGTTTTGGCAACTGGCTGGAAAACCTGGTAGACTGGAATCTTTCGCGTTCGCGCTATTGGGGTACTCCTTTACCAATCTGGCGTACAGAAGATGGTAAGCAGGAAAAATGTATCGGTTCTATCGAGGAATTGAATGCAGAAATCCAGAAATCTGTTGCTGCAGGGTATATGGAAGCTGGTTTTGAGCTGAAAGATATGCACCGTCCGTATGTGGATGATGTGATCCTGACGGCTGATAACGGCGAAAAAATGGTTCGTGAATTAGACCTGATCGATGTTTGGTTTGATAGCGGTGCCATGCCTTATGCACAATGGCATTTCCCTTTTGAAAACAAAGAAGAATTTGCGAATTCATATCCTGCTGATTTTATCGCTGAAGGTGTAGATCAGACCCGTGGCTGGTTCTTTACTTTACATGCCATTGCGGTGATGTTAAGCGAGTCGAGCGAAGAAATTAAAGCGATCAACGAAAAGGTAGGCAATCCGGGTGTAGCGTTTAAAAACGTGGTATCCAATGGATTGGTGCTGGATAAAAACGGCAACAAAATGTCTAAGCGATTAGGCAATGGCGTAGATCCTTTTGCTACGATCGATACTTATAGTGCTGATGCAACGCGTTGGTACATGATCAGCAATGCTTCCCCTTGGGACAACCTTAAATTTAATACCGATGGTATTGATGAGGTTCGCCGTAAGTTTTTCGGAACGCTTTACAACACCTATTCTTTCTTCGCTTTATATGCGAACATTGATAAGTTTGTGATCGATGAGGAAAACCAAACACCAATTGCAGAACGCAGTGAATTAGACCGCTGGATATTATCCTTATTACAGACGCTGATTGCGGAAGTAGACGAGAGTTACCAAAGCTACGAGCCAACAAAGGCTTCAAGAGCTATCCAGACATTTGTGGATGAGCATTTGAGTAACTGGTACATCCGCTTGTCGCGTCGCCGTTTCTGGAAAGGTGAAATGACTGCAGATAAAAAAGCAGCTTATGAAACTTTATATACTTGTTTAACGAGCATCGCACAGATCATGTCGCCGGTAGCACCATTCTTTGCAGATTGGCTGTATCAGAACTTATCAGTAACTGTTCAAAACAATGCTACTGAATCTGTACACTTAACCTTATGGAATGAAGCAGATCGTGCTCTGATTGATACAGCATTAAACGAGCGCATGGAACTGGCACAAAACATCTCTTCGATGGTGCTTTCCCTACGTAAAAAGAGCAGCATTAATGTGCGTCAGCCATTGGCGAAGATCTTAATTCCGGTATTGGACAAGAAATTTGCGGAGCAGGTGGAATTGGTGAAAGAGCTGATCTTGTCGGAAACGAACATCAAAACGATTGAGTATATCACTGATGCTGCAGGTTTCATCAAGAAAAAAATCAAACCTAACTTTAAAGCTTTAGGGCCTAAGGTAGGTAAGGAAATGAAAATGGTGGCTGAGCTGATCACTAACATGAGTCCTGAGGAATTAACTGCTTTTGAGGCTACTGGTGAATACCAGGTTCCAAACACAGCGTATGTTGTTCAATTGACTGATGTGGAGATCATTGCGGAAGATATTCCGGGATGGCAGGTAACCAATCTGGGCAGCCTGACCGTTGCTTTAGATGTAACCATCACTGAAAAATTGAAGCAGGAAGGTTTGTCTCGTGAGCTGATTAATAGAATTCAAAATCTACGAAAAGAATTAAACTTTGAGGTTACGGATCGCATTACAGTCTCTTTACAAAACCATAATCTAATTGCAAATGCAGTAGCTCAAAATAAAACCTACATTTGTTCAGAAATTTTAGCGGATAAAATTAATTTAATAGATAAATTAGAAGGTGGAAACAAAATCGTCATTGATGATGTTGAACTAGATATTTCGATCGCAAAACAATAA
- a CDS encoding TraR/DksA family transcriptional regulator: MEKATKTRYSDSELQEFKELIQGKLRMAREEFLSLTSSLSSPNSNGTEDTSGTYKTLEDGSATLEKEQLNQLAARQKKFIENLEAALVRIENKTYGICRETGKLIQKERLRAVPHATLSMEAKLKQS; encoded by the coding sequence ATGGAAAAAGCTACAAAAACACGGTATTCAGATAGTGAACTTCAAGAGTTTAAAGAACTTATTCAAGGAAAACTACGTATGGCGAGAGAAGAATTTCTTTCACTGACCAGCTCATTAAGTAGCCCAAACTCTAACGGAACTGAAGATACTTCAGGAACCTATAAAACATTAGAAGATGGCTCTGCAACTTTAGAAAAAGAACAATTGAACCAGCTGGCAGCACGTCAGAAGAAATTCATTGAAAACTTAGAAGCAGCATTGGTACGTATTGAGAACAAAACTTATGGCATTTGCCGTGAGACTGGTAAACTGATTCAGAAAGAACGTTTACGTGCAGTGCCTCATGCTACGCTAAGTATGGAAGCTAAATTGAAGCAGAGCTAA
- a CDS encoding lipoprotein signal peptidase: MKGYTKPLLIIFLILLADQLIKTWVKTNMYLGQEFKIIGDWCIIHFTENNGMAFGLEFGGEFGKLSLSLFRIAAVAGIGYGLHYLIQKKYHRGLIMNVALIFSGALGNIIDSVFYGKIYGYAGWFHGRVVDMFYFPLVEGVFPKWVPIWGGEDYIFFRPVFNLADAAISIGVILILIYQKTYFKEEINEEIGLNNEIAED, translated from the coding sequence ATGAAGGGATATACTAAACCTTTACTGATTATCTTTTTAATCTTACTCGCTGATCAGCTGATCAAAACATGGGTTAAAACCAATATGTACCTGGGACAAGAGTTCAAGATTATTGGAGATTGGTGTATCATCCACTTCACTGAAAACAATGGAATGGCCTTTGGCCTTGAATTTGGCGGTGAATTTGGAAAACTATCCCTTTCTTTATTCAGAATTGCAGCGGTAGCAGGTATTGGGTATGGTTTACATTACCTGATCCAGAAAAAATACCACAGAGGATTAATTATGAATGTAGCCCTGATCTTTTCAGGTGCATTGGGCAATATCATTGACTCGGTGTTTTATGGAAAAATCTACGGTTATGCAGGTTGGTTTCATGGTAGAGTAGTAGATATGTTCTACTTCCCACTGGTAGAAGGTGTGTTTCCTAAATGGGTACCCATATGGGGTGGTGAAGATTATATCTTCTTCCGACCGGTGTTTAACCTTGCGGATGCAGCGATTTCTATCGGGGTAATCCTGATCCTGATTTATCAGAAAACTTATTTTAAGGAAGAGATAAATGAAGAAATTGGCCTGAACAATGAAATTGCAGAAGATTAA
- a CDS encoding SIMPL domain-containing protein (The SIMPL domain is named for its presence in mouse protein SIMPL (signalling molecule that associates with mouse pelle-like kinase). Bacterial member BP26, from Brucella, was shown to assemble into a channel-like structure, while YggE from E. coli has been associated with resistance to oxidative stress.), producing MKKLFALAFVALFSLSAMAQQVDLRKKISVSGSAETEVTPDIIYISISLKEYLKDNNSKKKVEITTLETQLYNAIQAAGISKENLTINNLSGYTIAEKKKNPDFLVSKQYRLKVSDLNKFNEIIGDVDPKGIAYTNIDSYDYSKIEALKKN from the coding sequence ATGAAAAAGTTATTTGCCCTTGCCTTCGTTGCCTTATTCAGTTTAAGTGCCATGGCTCAACAAGTAGACCTGAGAAAAAAAATTAGCGTGAGCGGATCTGCAGAAACAGAGGTGACTCCAGATATCATTTACATCAGTATCTCTCTAAAAGAATATTTAAAAGACAACAACAGTAAAAAGAAAGTAGAGATTACCACCTTAGAAACTCAATTGTACAATGCAATTCAGGCTGCTGGTATTTCAAAAGAGAATTTAACGATCAACAATTTATCAGGTTATACCATTGCAGAGAAAAAGAAAAATCCTGATTTTCTGGTGAGCAAACAATACCGTTTGAAAGTGAGTGACCTGAATAAATTCAATGAAATCATTGGTGATGTAGATCCAAAAGGAATTGCTTACACCAATATCGACAGCTATGACTATTCGAAAATTGAAGCGCTAAAAAAGAATTGA